The nucleotide sequence CTTCATCTATAGCCTTTACCATGACACTGCAAAGTTTTTCATTTACCGGATTTCTTTTGACAGCAGCATCTTCTATATACTCCATGATTGTAGTCTTACTGGATACTTCAGTATCGTAACTTACTATTTTTTCAAGTGCAATTTTACAATAATTATCCCCTTCCTTTTCTGCAATGAGGTAGCTGTTATTTTCAAAGCCATCGTAATATATAAATTGCTCTCTATATCCAGTTTTCAAACTTTCCACCAGGCTATCGGCATTAGATGGTATTTGGTTTTTTAAATCTGCAGCTAATTTTGCATATACATCGTCATCCAAAAATTCCTCGTCATAATTGCCATCTTCTATAATTGGCTTATACTTATTTTGAACAACACCATTTTTAAAGTTATACAACTTTAAATCATACCTACCATCGCTTCCAAGCTCTAAAACATACATATATCTTTTATCGTCGTATCCTTCAATATATACTATGGGTTTAGCATCGGAAGGCACCACCATTGATAAATCTGTAGAACTAATTTCGTCGCAGTCTAAGTAAATTCTGCAATTTTTCAAATTATAAGACAATGTAGTTACATAAGTCTTAGCCTGTTCATATACATTTGCTCTTTTCATTTCCACATTAATCATCTTAAAACCACTTAAAACTACATTGTATATCAAGGCTAAAATCATAGGTGTTAATGCTAATACTATTATCAGCTCTATTAAGGTTAATCCTTTCTTCTTCTTCAAAGCTATCAACCTCCTATATAAAAGGAAGATGAGGATGAATACTGTTCACCATACTCTAAATTCCAAGTGATTACTTTAATTTCATACAATGAATAATAATCTGACGCCCCCTTTATATCTTCTATCTGAATTGCAGCACCATACTTTTTATTCCCGGTATTGCTTGTTTCACAGGTTGTATAATTGAAATCTGTTTTAAAAAGAAAGCCATCCATACTGTCATCTTCAAAAAAAGGCGCTATATCTGTAGAATTATCAAAATAAATATAGAAATTCACTTTTTCATTAGGGGATGCACCTTGATTTTCACATATGCTTCTTACGTATCCTTTACCCCTATTTTTGATATTATGTGTAATTGAATTATTGAAGGTGCTGGTTTCTAATTTCAAATTGCTCCTTGTCCACATACTTGTGGAAGCTTTCACAGCCACTGATATAACCTGAAGAACAATTATTATTAGAGCCACCGCTGCTATTAATTCCACCAAGGTATTACCTTTTTTCTTTTTTATAGCCCTCACCTCCAAATTTAGTTAAAGAGATTATCTTTATTACCTACTGGGACATTTATCTCGTAGTCAAGCTCTTGTTTATCCTTGGCATCTCCAGCAACATAGTAATAGTTGATTACTACTCCTAAATTCACCCCTTGGTCTGACTTGGTGATATTTATAGTCTTTACTTCTGATATTCTTTCACTTTCCTCTAATCCTTTAATATAGTCCATTGCAGCTAAATAGTCACCTTGTAGGTTGATAGTCACCGGGACCATCATTAAGCTTCCTTTTTCAATTTTGTTATTGTTTCCATCTGACTTACCATCAAGTGAGATAAGTGAACTATCACCAAAATTTATACTTTTCACTTGTACCTTACTGCTTAAAGCCTGTAAATTAAGGCTTGTCTGTATCT is from Clostridium thermarum and encodes:
- a CDS encoding prepilin-type N-terminal cleavage/methylation domain-containing protein, with the protein product MKKKKGLTLIELIIVLALTPMILALIYNVVLSGFKMINVEMKRANVYEQAKTYVTTLSYNLKNCRIYLDCDEISSTDLSMVVPSDAKPIVYIEGYDDKRYMYVLELGSDGRYDLKLYNFKNGVVQNKYKPIIEDGNYDEEFLDDDVYAKLAADLKNQIPSNADSLVESLKTGYREQFIYYDGFENNSYLIAEKEGDNYCKIALEKIVSYDTEVSSKTTIMEYIEDAAVKRNPVNEKLCSVMVKAIDEGKVKEISTDVYVFVQS